Proteins from one Sarcophilus harrisii chromosome 2, mSarHar1.11, whole genome shotgun sequence genomic window:
- the ACP1 gene encoding low molecular weight phosphotyrosine protein phosphatase isoform X2 → MAAEGIRSVLFVCLGNICRSPIAEAVFRKLIADQNISDKWITDSAAVSDWNVGRSPDARAINCLRNHGTNTTHKARQITKEDFLTFDYILCMDESNLRDLNRKVNQVKNCKAKIELLGSYDPQKQLIIEDPYYGKDSDFETVYEQCLRCCKAFLEKSH, encoded by the exons gtaATATTTGTCGCTCACCTATAGCAGAAGCAGTTTTTAGGAAACTTATAGCTGATCAAAATATTTCAGATAAG TGGATCACTGACAGTGCTGCTGTCTCTGACTGGAATGTGGGGCGTTCCCCAGATGCAAGAGCAATAAACTGCCTAAGAAATCATGGCACTAATACAACTCATAAAGCAAGACAG ATTACCAAAGAAGATTTCCTGACTTTTGATTATATACTATGTATGGATGAAAGCAATCTGAG AGATTTGAATAGAAAAGTTAATCAAGTTAAAAACTGCAAAGCTAAAATTGAACTTCTTGGAAGCTATGATCCACAGAAACAACTTATCATTGAAGATCCATATTAT gGAAAAGACTCAGACTTTGAGACTGTATACGAGCAATGTTTGAGGTGCTGCAAAGCATTTTTGGAAAAATCTCATTAA
- the ACP1 gene encoding low molecular weight phosphotyrosine protein phosphatase isoform X1 has protein sequence MAAEGIRSVLFVCLGNICRSPIAEAVFRKLIADQNISDKWRIDSAATSTYEIGNPPDYRGQNCMKKHGITMNHIARQITKEDFLTFDYILCMDESNLRDLNRKVNQVKNCKAKIELLGSYDPQKQLIIEDPYYGKDSDFETVYEQCLRCCKAFLEKSH, from the exons gtaATATTTGTCGCTCACCTATAGCAGAAGCAGTTTTTAGGAAACTTATAGCTGATCAAAATATTTCAGATAAG TGGAGGATAGACAGTGCAGCAACATCTACCTATGAAATAGGAAATCCCCCTGATTATCGAGGCCAGAATTGCATGAAGAAACATGGCATTACCATGAATCACATTGCCAGGCAG ATTACCAAAGAAGATTTCCTGACTTTTGATTATATACTATGTATGGATGAAAGCAATCTGAG AGATTTGAATAGAAAAGTTAATCAAGTTAAAAACTGCAAAGCTAAAATTGAACTTCTTGGAAGCTATGATCCACAGAAACAACTTATCATTGAAGATCCATATTAT gGAAAAGACTCAGACTTTGAGACTGTATACGAGCAATGTTTGAGGTGCTGCAAAGCATTTTTGGAAAAATCTCATTAA